CTGCATGATTGCCGACGTGTCCCTGTTTACCCTGGGCATGTTCGGGGTCAGCGCGGCCCTGATGGCCGTGCCACAGGCACTGGAAATCCTGCGCTGGCTGGGAGTCGTTTTTCTCGGCTGGCTGGCGGTGCAGGCCTTCTACCGGGCCAGTCGCGGGCGGGTGGCGCTGGAAGCCGGCGAAATTACCCGGCGTAGCCTCAAAGGTGTGCTCTTTACCACGCTGGCGGTCACGCTGCTGAACCCCCAGGTCTATCTCGATACCCTGCTGCTGATTCCCGCGGTGGGCGCGCAGCAGGAAAGCACGACCACGTTTCTGGCCGGGGCCAGCAGTGCTTCGATCCTGTGGTTCACCCTGGTGGCGTGGGGAGGCTCGGCGTTGGCGCCCGTCCTGTCGCGCCCGATGGCCTGGCGCATCATTGACGGGGTCATCGGTCTGATGATGGCCGGTATCGCCCTGCAGCTTGCCTTTGGTGGATTGTAAGCCCGGGGACGCCGGAAAAAAATTCAAACGACTGTATGAATTTCTGTTGCATCTGCGGGTGCACCTGTAGAAGATAGGCTGCTATGTAAAGCCGAATTCACTGCAGGGGCGTGCTCATGAACAGAAAAATCCGCGAGTGGTTTGCCAGCGCCGGGGCCATGCGGCGCATGCTGACAACCTTCGGGCCCTACCTGGGTGCCGGCGTCAAGGTGAGCCACATTGCCGACGATTTCAGCGCGGCGACGGTCGAGATGCGTCAGCACTGGTACAACACGAACTACGTGGGTACCCACTTCGGTGGGTCGCTCTACAGCATGGTGGACCCCCTCTACATGCTGTTGCTGATGCGACGGTTGGGTACCGATTACATCGTGTGGGACAAATCAGCCAGTATCGAGTTTATCCGGCCGGGCAAAGGCCGGGTGAGTGCCCACTTCGACCTCACAGACGACCGCGTGGCGGAGATCCGCCGCAAGACCGCAGGCGGTGAGAAATACCTGCCCGAGTGGGACATCGAGATCAAGGATGACAGTGGCGAGTTGGTGGCCCGGGTTCACAAGGTCCTGTACGTGCGTGAGAAACGCTAGAGCGAGTCGGGCTCGCTAGTCGAATCGCCGTGCCTCGGTATACCGGTCCTTCCAGTAATAACCGTCGAGTTTCGACTGGGTGACGCCCACGGACGTGGAGGCGTGAATAAAGCGGTCATCGCCCATGTAAATGCCCGCATGCTGTTCCTTGCCGCGGATTCGGAAGAACACCAGGTCGCCCGGTTGGATGGCATCGGGCGCAACGACTTTGCCATACCGCAGCATCTGTGAAGTCGTCCGCGGCAATTGTTGACCAAGGCCTTCCCGGTACGCGGTCAGGATAAAACCGGAGCAATCGAATCCCCGGGCCGATGTACCGCCATACTCGTAGGGCGCGCCGGCATAACGTTCGTAGACCTGCCAGAGCCGCTGGGCCCTATCCGACGACTGAGCCGGCTCAACCGGCGTAAGCCCTGCATCGTGTCCGGTTTGCAGGTTCTGGTTGCTGGCACAGCCGCCGAGCGCAAAGGCCAGAATCACCAGGATCAGTGATTGTCTGAGCGTGACTGCCATTCCGTAACTCCGGGAAGAAGGTTTACCGCCAACCTTATTATCGAATGGTTGGAATGTCAGGTTACGATTTGGTGTTAATGGGTTGATTTGCTGGGGGGCGTTGCGGCCATCCGGTTCTCGGCGGTTTTTTCCAGGATATGGTCAGCATCCAGGCTGGCGATCGACACCCGGGTATCCCTCGGTATATCGCCGCTCAGTTGCAGGGCAAGATAGCGCATGGCACACACTCTCAGAAACGAAGTGAAGTTTCCGAGATCGTGCCCGGCATCAATGGATTCATGGTAGAGACGCGTAATCATCTGTGGCAGGTTCATGCCATCGCGTTCCGCCAGTTCGGCAAGAACATTCCAGAAGGTATTCTCCATGCGCACGCTGGTCACCATGCCATCAATGCGGAGCGAATGGGTTTTGCTGACCCAGAGATCCGGATCCGCATTGATGAAGAGCTTGCACATGTCGGTCGTCCCCCCGGCGGGTCCGGCCGGGGGAAACCCGGCATCCCGTCCTGTTACTTGTCCAGCAGTTTGAAAAATTGGGCCAGCCAGGCCGGGTGGGCAGGCCAGGCGGGCGCTGTTACCAGATTAGCATCGGTGACGGCCTGATCAACTTCAAGGCCGGCGAAGCTACCGCCCGCCAGTTCCACCTCAGGCTGACAGGCCGGGTAGGCTGAGCATGTACGTCCCTTCAGGACCCCGGCTGCCGCCAGCAACTGTGCGCCGTGGCAAATGGCGGCCACGGGCTTCTCGGTATCGAAGAAATGACGCACCAGGTTTTGTACGTCGGTGTTGAGCCGCAGGTATTCCGGTGCCCGGCCGCCCGGAACCACCAGGGCATCGTAATCGGCCGGGTTGAGGCCCTCAAAATCGGCGTTGAGCGCAAACCGATGGCCGGGTTTCTCGGTGTAGGTCTGATCGCCCTCGAAATCGTGAATCGCCGTGGCGACCGTGTCGCCGGCTTTCTTGTCCGGGCACACCGCATGTACGGTGTGGCCGACGGCCTGCAGAGCCTGGAATGGCACCATGGTTTCGTAGTCTTCGGTGAAATCACCGGTGATCATCAGAATTTTTTTCCCGCTCATGGTTCTCTCCTTGTGTTGGTTCCTCAGACCAGCCAGTGAAAGCTCGGCCCTGATCTCAGGAACCATAGCAGTGGTCCTGCCGCAGCGGGTATTAGCGGGATACTACAGAGGCATCGGGAGCGTCAGATCCTGTTGATCAGATCCGGGGTGTTATGGCGCGGGTTGTTGACGTCCGTGGAGACCCGGAACGCCTCAAGCTGATCCCCCGGCAGGCGGTGAGTGGCAGCGCGAATGCCATCGCGGTCGGTCAGGGACGGATCCAGCCAGCGCGGGAAACAGGCAGGATCAAGCACCACTGGCTGCCGGTCGTGGATGTGCCGAAACGCCTCGCTGGCCGGTTCGGTGATGATCGCGCAGGCCGTGGTGTCATCACCCTCTCTGGGTGTCCAGATACCTGCGAAGAAAATGGCGGGCGTTCGCTCTGGATTGGCCGGTGTGAGGTAGTGGGGTTCTTTCCCTTGAGCGGTCTGTTTCCATTCGTACCAGCCGTTGGCCGGGATCAGGCAGCGGTGGTGGGCGAACGCCTCGCGGAAGTACCTGGATGTGGCCACGGTTTCGGCGCGGGCGTTGATCGGGGCAGGGGCCTTGTCGCCCGCCCAGACCGGCCGGAAGCCCCAGTGCGAATGCGTGAGGATGAGGGGGCCGGTCATGCTGGTTCGAATCATCGGAATGCCCACCCCGGGCGGGATGTTGTACTCCGGGTCGAAGTGGCCGTCGACTTCCAGGCCATCCGGAAAGAAATCGTTGATCAGCGTTTCCGGGGGTGTATAGAAAGTGAATCGTCCGCACATCGCTCCGTCTACCGGGTTTTCGAGGCCTTGAGCCCCGGGATTTGTTACCCTTGTTCCATGCTGAAACTATCCAATGCTGTTGAACTCGCCGACTGGGAGATCGACATCACCCAGATCCGTGCCCAGGGAGCCGGCGGCCAGAACGTGAACAAGGTCGCCTCGGCTGTTCATTTGAGGTTCGATATCCTGCACTCGAGCCTGCCTCCGTTCTACAAGGAACGACTGATGGCGCTGAACGATCAGCGGATCAGCAAGGACGGCATCCTTATCATCAAAGCACAATCCTTCCGCACTTTGGAGCTGAATAAGGAAGATGCCCTGCAACGCCTGAAAGACCTGATCCTGGAAGCGGTAAAGCCACGCAAGGCGCGCAGGCCGACCAAACCCTCCAGGGCCGCCCAGCGCAAGCGGGTCGACCGCAAAACCCAGAAGGGAAAGACCAAGGCGCTTCGAGGCAAGGTTCAGGTCTGAGCCTGCTGCTGGCCGTGGCCGGCTTCAACCTCCTGCAAAAATTCCCGGATATCCTCGAAAGCCTCTTCCGCCTCGGGCAATAACGGGACGAAGATGTGCCACACATGGACCATGCCGGGCCAGGTGTGCAGCACCACCGGCGATCCCTCGGCCTGGGCCTTGGCGGCGTATCGGCGGGCGTTGTCCAGCAGCATTTCGGTGTCGCTCGCGTGGATAAGAGTCGGTGGCAGGTTGCGGAGATCCCCCCGTACCGGCGATGCGACGGCACTGGCCGGAGATACCCGGAAAGCGGCAAGCGTGGCCCACCAGATGACCGGCAGGGGAATTTTTGAGAGCCCACCGAACGCGGGCCCGAGCAGTGGGTCTGTGCGAATGTTGTCGCGATTGCTGGGCGCCGTCAGGGTCAGATCGGTAGACGGGGAGAGTGCCACCGCTGCGTCCGCCTGACGGAGCCCGTTGTCACGGATCCAGGCCAGCAATCCCAGCGTGTGGCTGCCGCCGGCCGAATCACCCGCCACCACCACAAACCTGGCCTCTCCGGGGCCATCCGGCCCATGTTTTAACATCCAGGCGTAGGCCTTTCGGCAATCCCGGACCCCGTCCATGTAACGATTTTCGGGCATTAACCGGTAATCCACCGCAAAAACCGCCGCATTCGCCAGGTGGGACAGTCGGTCGGTAATGGCCCGGTGGCTCCTGGGACTGCCCGCAGCCCAGGCGCCACCGTGGATGTACAGGACTCGCCGGCGTGTGTCGACACCTGGCGCAATCACCCATTCTCCCTGGGGGCTGTGGTTTTTTCGAAATTCCGAATCGAGGTCGAGCCCGTCGCTCAGGCCATCCATGTGTTTCCGCAATGCGGTCAGTCGCGCCTTACCCCTCAACCCACGGGAACTGTGGCCGAGTTCGCGAATGCGACCAAGGACTTCCTGATGGGCGTCGCTGGGTGAGCCTTCCCGGACCGGATGGTCGTGACGGTCCAGGTGAGACAGGTCCTCCACTCGGAAAAGCAGCAGCGTGACGACAATGATCAGGGCTACGATGGCCAGAAGAATCCAGAGCATGGGGCGTCCGTATCAGATTGGCCCCGGACATGGGGGCGAACTATGCTTTCAATAATACTCGCTGATCGTGGCGGGATCTGCCCTCAAAGATCACAGAAGGAGTAGGGCGATGCAAATAGCCTATCGGGCCAGGGATATCACCGAGGCGCACATCGTGGCGGGGTATCTCAATGCCCACGGGATCGACGCCCACGTGGGTGGACATTACCTGCAAGGTGCCATGGGCGAGATCGGGGCAGCGGGTTTCAGTAATGTTCATGTGGAGGATGAGGACCTGTATAGGGCCCGGGAACTGGTGCAGGAGTATGAAGCCGGCGGCCACACTGCGGTCGCGTCCGACAAGGGTGACGACAAACCGGATTTCTACGCCCGTTGGTTCCTGCTCGTCCTCGCCATCCTCGCGGTGCTGTTGATCAATATCTACTGATCGGCAGTTTCCACAGCGACGTACCAACGCACACGGTTTTCAAGATTGGGGAGCACAGTTATGGCAAATCAGCCGGTCATGCTGATTACGGGTGCCTCGTCGGGCATCGGTGCGGCTACAGCGCGAGCAGCCGCCCACCAGGGCTACCGACTGGTGCTGGCGGCGCGATCCAGGGAAAAGCTGGGAGGCCTGGCTCAGGAGTTGGGTGAGAAGACGAGCATCCTGACGGTTCAGTGCGATGTTCAGGATGGCGACCAGCAGAAGGCCATGGTCGACAAGGCCATGGCCACGTTTGGCCAGATCGATGCGGTCTTTGCCAATGCCGGGCGTGGCGGTGAACCCGGGGGGTTCAGTCAGGCCGATCCGGACGTCTGGAAGGACATGATCCTGACCAATATCTATGGGGTCGGGCTGACCGTGCAACATTGCCTGCCGGCACTGCGGGAAAGCAAGGGGCATCTGTTGCTGACCGGTTCTGCGGCCGGCCGGGTGACGATTCCGGGCTCCATGTACAGCGCAACGAAGTGGGCGGTCTCCGCCATTGGCTATGGTGTTCGCGAAGAGCTTCGCGGGTCCGGTATCCGGGTCACCTTGATTGAACCCGGCATGGTGGACACGCCGTTCTTTGACGAGCGCCCGGAGCACGCGTTGTTGCCGGAAGACATCGCCAGTGCGGTGATGTATGCCGTGTCCCAGCCCGCACATGTGGATGTGAACGAGATTCTGGTGCGTCCGACCCCGGCCGAGAAGTAGCCGTTCCAATGCGATCCCCGCCCTGGCGGGGATAGGGGCATGGGTTGTTGCGCTTTGGAAACTCTTTTGCTAAATTAAATCGCACACGATGTAATCGTTAGCGAGGTAAATGCCTTGGAACTGGATAAACGTCATGGCTGCGCGTCCCGGGACGACTTGCTGAAGCTCGACCAGCAGATGTGCTTCGCCTTGTACTCGGCGTCGTTGGCAATGACCAAGCTTTACAAGCCGCTGCTGTCCGATCTTGGCCTGACCTACCCGCAGTACCTTGTCATGTTGGTCCTGTGGGACCACGACGGCGTGTCAGTCTCCGCACTCAGAGAGCAGTTGCACCTCGATTACGGAACGTTGACGCCGCTGATCAAGCGTCTGGAGTCGCAGGGGCTGCTTTCCCGCCGTCGGTCTGCCGACGACGAGCGTCAGGTGCTGATTCATCTGACGGAACAGGGGCGAGACCTGCGGCAAAAGGCGATGGGGGTTCCGCCCCAAGTGGCGTCGGCCTCGGGGTGCTCCCTGGACGAGCTTGACGACCTGAAGAACCAGCTGACTGCCCTGAGGCAGCGCCTCCACGATCACCTTGAATCCGGGGCACCCTGAGGTTGCATGGCAGCCTGGGGTATCCATCACCGAAGAAGCGAAGGAGAGTGTTATGTCCATTGAACAAGTTGTTTATCGTGCGTCTGCAGAAGCCACCGGCGGTCGTGATGGCCGGGCCATTTCATCAGACGGCATTCTCGATGTGGAACTGACCACGCCCAAAGAGCTCGGCGGTGCCGGTGGTAAGGGTACCAATCCCGAGCAGTTGTTTGCCGCGGGCTATTCCGCCTGTTTTATCGGCGCCATGAAATTCGTGGCGGGTCGTGACAAGCTCGACATGCCGGAAGATGCGTCCATTGAAGGCACCGTTGGTATCGGGCAGATTCCTGGTGGGTTCGGCATCGAAGTGGAACTCGGGATCAGCCTGCCAGGCATGGACGACGCCCAGGCCAAGCAGTTGATTGATGAGGCGCACAAGGTTTGCCCATACTCCAACGCCACCCGGGGCAACATCGACGTTACCCTGAAGCGCGTCGACTGAGCTGCGGAGCGCTTGACTCGCTGTCGGGTTTTCCGGCAGCGGCTTCCTTCCTGATTGCCCTGTTTTCCTTCCTGCCCTTGCCAGATTCCCGGTTAGCCGCGACGATTAGAGTGAATATTCCCGTGACCGGAGGCTACCGTGAACCCTTCTGAACGAGTGGCATTGGTAACCGGCGGTGCGAAAGGCATTGGCCGGGGTATTGTCCAGCATTTGAGCAACGAAGGCTGGAAAGTCGTTTTCAGCGACCTTGATGACGCCGTTGGCAAAGCGCTGGCGGCATCGGGCGACGGCTTGCTGAAGTTTGTTGCGGGGGATGTGGCCAGCGAACGCGATGTCAAACGGCTACTGCGGGAGACCCTGTCCTGGGGCGGTCGCCTGGACGCCGTCATCAACAACGCGGGCATTGCCCATCCGGAGACCGGCCCCGTCGAGTCGCTGAGTCTCAAGGAGTGGCAGCGACGGCTGGACGTCAATCTGACGGGCCCGTTTCTGATCACCAAACACGCGGTTCCCCACCTGAGGCAAAACCGGGGTGCCATCGTCAACATCGCCTCCACCCGGGCCCTGCAATCCGAACCGGATACCGAAGCCTATGCCGCCACCAAAGGCGGCATTGTTGCCCTGACTCACGCCCTTGCCATGAGCCTCGGCCCGGAAATCCGGGTCAATTGCATCAGTCCGGGCTGGATCGATACCCGTGCCCATCAGGGCCGAGCCGAGGGCGTTCCGCCGTTGACCAAGGAAGATCACGCCCAGCATCCGGCCGGCCGGGTCGGGGTGCCGGAAGACATCGCCTCGCTGGTCGATTATCTGATATCGCCACAAGCCGGCTTTATCACCGGCCAGAACATTGTGGTGGACGGTGGCATGGTCCGGAAGATGATCTACGGGGAGTAGATGAATGCCGCGCCTGTTCTTCGCCCTCGACGTTCCGGCACCGGTCAAGAAAAGACTGCTCAAGGTGAGCGCTCCGGTTGCCGGTGCCAAGTGGCAGAACGCTAACCAGTTGCACCTTACGCTGTTGTTTCTGGGCCAGGTGGACAGCGAGTTACTGCCGGAAATCCGTGCGGCGCTTCGTGAGTTGCCGCTGGCCCGCTTTAACCTTGAGGTCCGGGATGTCGGGTGTTTTGGCCAGCCAGACACACCGCGCAACCTGTGGGCTGGCGTCAGTCCTGAGGCGCCGGTGAGCGCACTCCATGATCTCCTGAAGCAACGCTTGGGGCATCTGGGGTTCCGGTTCGAGTCCCGGCCCTTCCGGCCTCATATCACCCTGGCACGGTTCAGGAAGCAGCGGGGTTCTGTGGCCGGGCTGCTGGCGGAACACCGGGACGCGTTTTTCGGCAACGTCGAGGTCGACGCCTTTGTCCTGCTGGAGAGCAACCAGGGCGGTGCGGGCTCTGTCTACACCGTGGTCGAGCGTTTCGAACTGGCGAATTCCCTTGACGAAACCGCCGACCCTCACCAAAGATGAGGAAAGTCCTGCGCTTGCACTGAGGTGGTTATGAGTCCCCCGTTTTCGGATCCCGATCAGCGCCTGTTCGTGCGCAATGCTTCCCTCTCCGATATTCCCGGAATCATTGAACTGAGCCGCCGAGTGTACGAAGGCACCGGCATGTATGGCTACACCAAAGGCCCCTTGACTGGCCAGATCAACACCTTCCCCGACGGCCAGTTTGTTGCCATGCTCGGTGACACGGTAGTCGGCTACTGTGCAACCTTCCGTATAGACGGCTCGATTGCATTGGCGCCCCATGACTGGACCTCCATCACCGGTAATGGCTACGCCTCGCGTCATGATCCGGAGGGTGACTGGCTCTATGGCATGGAAGTGTGCGTGGACCCTGAATGTCGCGGTTACCGGATTGGCGAGCGGCTCTATAACGAACGCAAGCAGCTCTGCCAGACCCTCGAATTGCAGGGTGTCGTGTTCGCCGGCCGGTTACCGACCCTGCGCAAGCGCCTGAAGAAATACGAGTCCGTTGAAGACTACATTGAGGCCATCCGATCGAAAGAGCAGTCGGATCCGGTGTTGTCGTTCCAGCTTCACAATGGCTTCGAAGTGCACGGCGTCATTCCCCATTATCTCGATGCCGATCACGACTCGCTCGGGTACGGCATTCATCTGGTCTGGCGTAACCCGAAAGTCCCCCAGAACGGTACGGGCGAACAGAGCAAACGCTATGGACGGCGAATGCCGGACACCGTGCGTGTGGGTACCGTGCAGTACCAGCAGCGCCCGGTGAGCTCATTCGATGAGTTCAGCGAGATCGTTCGCTATTTCGTGGATGTTGTCTCCACCTACAAGGGCGATTTCGTCGTGTTCCCCGAGCTGTTTACGCTCCAGTTGCTGTCCATTGAGCGACGAGAGGGCAGCGCCGCCGAGGCGTTTGCCGCGGTGACCCATTACGCGGGGCGCTACCGGGACCTCATGCGGGATCTGGCGCTGCGATACAACATCAATATCATTGCCGGCTCCACGCCGGTGCGCGAGGAGGATGGAACCGTTCATAACACCGCCTACATCTGCCTGCGCGATGGCCAGGTCTTCACCCAGCCGAAGATTCATCCGACCCCGAACGAGGCGTACTGGTGGAACGTGAAAGGCGGGAATCGGGTCAGCGCCATCGAAACCGATTGCGGACCGATCGGCGTGCTGATCTGTTACGACGCCGAATTCCCGGAGCTGACCCGACACCTGGTGGATCAGGGGGTCCAGATTGTCTTTGTGCCGTTCTGTACCGACGAGCGCCAGAGTTACCTGCGGGTACGTTATTGCTGCCAGGCGAGGGCGGTGGAGAATCAGGTTTACGTCGTCATGTCTGGCAACGTCGGCAACCTGCCCAACGTGCCAAACATGGAAATCCAGTACGGCCAGAGCTGCATACTGACGCCCTGTGATTTTCCGTTCGCCCGGGATGGTATTGCCGCTGACACAGAGCCCAACGTGGAAACGGTGGCCTTTGCCGACTTGCGTCCGGAAGTACTGATTACTGCGCGCAACAGCGGCACGGTGAAGAATCTTCAGGACCGCCGCCATGACCTCTACAGCGTGAACTGGCGAGGAGAATGATGCGGCCGCCGCTACCGCTTGGTGCTGCGCTGGCGCTGTTTCTTTGGCTTCCGGCTAGGTGCCGGTTTGGCACCTGAACGCCCCGGGGGCTTCCCGGCCGGCTTATTGCCAGCGGCGGATTTGCGGGCTTTGTTGCCAGGACGCTTGCCAGTGGCAGCGCCGCCCGGTTTGGCGGGGCGGGTTTGTTTGCGGGTTCCCGGCGGTGCCTCGGATGAGGAATCTTTGATGGCGTCGAACAGCACCGCCAGCTCCTTGCTGGTGAGGTCTCGCCATTGGCCAACCGGCAGGCCCCCCAGGCTGACGTTCATGATGCGGATGCGTTCGAGTTTGGTGACGTCATAGCCGAAGTGTTCACACATCCGGCGTATCTGGCGATTCAGACCCTGGACCAGAACAATCCGGAAAACGAATCGGGATTCCTGTTGAATCTTACACTTCTTGGTGACGGTGCCCAGGATCGGTACGCCGCCGGCCATACCTTGAATAAAGTCTTTGGTGATGGGCTTGTCGACGGTGACCAGGTATTCCTTTTCGTGATTGTTGCCGGCCCGGAGAATCTTGTTCACCAGGTCACCGTTGCTGGTCATGAAGATCAGCCCCTGGGAATCCTTGTCGAGCCGGCCAATGGGGAAAATGCGCTCGCTGTGTCCGACAAACCGCTGGATATTCTGCTTTTCGGCGGTGTCGGTGGTACTGACGATGCCCACCGGCTTGTTGACGGCAATGAACACCAGGTCTTCTTCTGATCGCGGCTCAATGACCTGGCCGTTGACCTTGACCGTGTCGGTCGGCAAGACCTGATCGCCCACCGTGGCGCGTTTACCGTTGATGTAGACGTTGCCCTGTTCGATGTAACGGTCCGCCTCCCGCCGGGAGCAGAGTCCGCTTTCGCTGATGTATTTGTTCAGACGGGTGGAGGAACTGGTGGTCATCGGTGGTCCGGTCGGTGGCTGAGTGAGCACATGATAGCAGGGGTGCAACGGGCTTACAGCCTCTGCGCTGGCGCTTTCACACCGGCTCTGCCATGATTTGGGGTCATTCAAATCATGCTTCGAAAAATGTCACCCACAAGCACAAGGTCTTTATGGAAAAGACACGCATCACGATTGTCTCGGTCACCGGTATTGTTCTGTTTTTCCTGGCGAACTACCTCTGCCGCTTTCTCCTCGGCTTCACGGGTGTGCTGCCCTCGGTGCTGATCGCCGTTTTGATTGCGGCCTACATGGGCTTCTCCGTGGCCCGCGCCCTGAAGCGGGAGCCTCTGCCGGAGGAGCGGTCGCGGGCGCTGTGGATTTACGGCGGGTTTCTGGGGGCCTTGTTCCTGGCGTTTGGGGTCTGGGTATTCATGGATACCGGCTTCGATACGCTGACGGCCGCGACCCTGCTTTCCCATTACCTGCCGTATCCGGCGTTTGCCCACGTTTTTCTCTCGGACAGACTCATCCGCCTGTTTCTAGACGGCAACGCGCAGGCCTGACCCGTGCGGAGAACCCGTTGACGACGCTGACCTTGGACAAGCTCTCCGTGGGATCGCTGGAGGGCATCGATCTCTCGATTTCCGGTGGTGACATCGTCTGCGTGTCCGGTCCTTCGGGCAGCGGAAAGAGCCGCCTGCTCCGGGCTGTTGCGGACCTGGATCCTCACGACGGGGAGGTGCGGCTGGACGATACCGCCCAGGGCAATGTCCCGGGGCACACCTGGCGTCAGCAGGTCATGATGGTGCCGGCGGACAGCCAGTGGTGGTTCGAGGATGTGGGTGCCCATTTCGGGCCGGATGCCCGGACGGTGCCCGGTGCACTCGGCTTCCCGCCCGAGGTGATGGACTGGACCGTGAGCCGGTTGTCCTCGGGGGAGAAACAGCGTTTGGCGGTCCTGCGGGCGCTGACCCGGAATCCCCGGGTCCTGTTGCTCGACGAACCTACCGCGAACCTGGATGACGCCATGATCCACCAGGTTGAAAATTGGCTGCTTGCGGAAATCCGGAAACGGGATCTGCCGGTGATCTGGGTCGCCCACGATACCGCCCAGATTGAGCGTGTGGCGAGCCGGCATTACCGGATCCGGGGGCACACGCTGGAGGCGGTCCATGGAAGT
This region of Marinobacter arenosus genomic DNA includes:
- a CDS encoding carbon-nitrogen hydrolase family protein; amino-acid sequence: MSPPFSDPDQRLFVRNASLSDIPGIIELSRRVYEGTGMYGYTKGPLTGQINTFPDGQFVAMLGDTVVGYCATFRIDGSIALAPHDWTSITGNGYASRHDPEGDWLYGMEVCVDPECRGYRIGERLYNERKQLCQTLELQGVVFAGRLPTLRKRLKKYESVEDYIEAIRSKEQSDPVLSFQLHNGFEVHGVIPHYLDADHDSLGYGIHLVWRNPKVPQNGTGEQSKRYGRRMPDTVRVGTVQYQQRPVSSFDEFSEIVRYFVDVVSTYKGDFVVFPELFTLQLLSIERREGSAAEAFAAVTHYAGRYRDLMRDLALRYNINIIAGSTPVREEDGTVHNTAYICLRDGQVFTQPKIHPTPNEAYWWNVKGGNRVSAIETDCGPIGVLICYDAEFPELTRHLVDQGVQIVFVPFCTDERQSYLRVRYCCQARAVENQVYVVMSGNVGNLPNVPNMEIQYGQSCILTPCDFPFARDGIAADTEPNVETVAFADLRPEVLITARNSGTVKNLQDRRHDLYSVNWRGE
- the rluF gene encoding 23S rRNA pseudouridine(2604) synthase RluF, which encodes MTTSSSTRLNKYISESGLCSRREADRYIEQGNVYINGKRATVGDQVLPTDTVKVNGQVIEPRSEEDLVFIAVNKPVGIVSTTDTAEKQNIQRFVGHSERIFPIGRLDKDSQGLIFMTSNGDLVNKILRAGNNHEKEYLVTVDKPITKDFIQGMAGGVPILGTVTKKCKIQQESRFVFRIVLVQGLNRQIRRMCEHFGYDVTKLERIRIMNVSLGGLPVGQWRDLTSKELAVLFDAIKDSSSEAPPGTRKQTRPAKPGGAATGKRPGNKARKSAAGNKPAGKPPGRSGAKPAPSRKPKKQRQRSTKR
- a CDS encoding ABC transporter ATP-binding protein gives rise to the protein MTTLTLDKLSVGSLEGIDLSISGGDIVCVSGPSGSGKSRLLRAVADLDPHDGEVRLDDTAQGNVPGHTWRQQVMMVPADSQWWFEDVGAHFGPDARTVPGALGFPPEVMDWTVSRLSSGEKQRLAVLRALTRNPRVLLLDEPTANLDDAMIHQVENWLLAEIRKRDLPVIWVAHDTAQIERVASRHYRIRGHTLEAVHGSH